ACACGGCGCGGCGGCGAGGGCCTCGTCGAGCAACTGGCACATCGACTCAAAATGGTTTCGCAGCGCGGCCTCGCGCGCCGCGACCCAGCAGGTCAGCGGCGAATCGGGCAGGATGGCCTGCGCGCGGGCCAGCCGTTCGGCCGCCACGTCGGCCTGGCCAACGCTGATCGCGTCGATGGCCTGCTTCAGCAGCGCATAGGCCAGGCCATGCCGATCGGGATGCCCGAACTCATCGAGCGGCTGCAGATCGCCATTCGTGCTCGAACCGGCATAGATGGCCTCGCATCCGAGGTGCGTTTCGCAGATGGCGCTGGCCACCAGGTCCGAGTTGGCCGCTCCCAGGTATAGTCTCACGCTCGGATCGCGCAGCCGGGCCAGGATCGCGGCGGCGTCGAAGGCCAGCGGTTCGTTGCTGCCGATCACGATCGCGTCGTCGCGCACGGCGAGCACGTGGGGAAACACCTCGCAAAACGTGGCAAACGTGCGCCGCGTCGGCGCCCAGGAGCACATCAGCCCCCCGGGTTTTAGACGGGCGCGGCATTGGCGGAAGAACTCGACCGAATACAAATGGCCGCTGTAGGCGCTGCTGGGCCGCGTGGCGTCGGCTTCGATGATGTCGTAGCGCGCGGTTCCATCGGCGACGCCGTTGCGGCCGTCGACGATCTGGAGCTCGACGCGTTTATCGGCCAGGAACTGCCGCAGCTCCGGGTATCTTTCGCGCTCCGCCACGGCACGGACCAACTCGATCTCGGGCGCACAGATCTCGAACACGCGCAGCCGTTCGACCGAGGGTCGGCAGCCGGCACCCCAGGCCGTGGCGCCCGAGCCCAGCCCGATGACGGCGATCTCGCGCGGGTCGGGATGAATCACCGTGGGCAGCACTCCGAGCAACATGTGCCCGCCGTCGCCCAGGGGCCGGCGATAAGGCAGCTCGCTGTGCGATTTGCCGTTGACGAACATGGTCCAGGTGCGCGACGCCGACTCGAACCGCAGCGCGACAATGCCCGAGGCGTCTTCCGCGAACTGCGCCGGGTGCTGCCTGTCGATGCCATGCCAGCGTCGCCAGAGCCCGTCCTGACCGGGCAAGGCCCAAAAACCGATCAGCAGCGCCGTGGCGAGCAGGGCGAACACCTGGCGCGAGCGCTGGATTCGCAGGCCCAGGCCAGCAAACAAGACGCCCAACAGCGTCAGCAAACGCAAGGTGCCTGCCGTACCGCCGGCGTCGAGCGCGACGAGTCCGACGACGAGGCTGCCGGCCGTGCTGCCGGCGATATTGGCTGCCTGCAGCAGCCCGACGTTGCGGCCGCTGGTCTGTTCGTCATCTTGCACGGCCCGTTGCAAAATCGTGAACGACAAGCCCATCAAGAAGGTCGGTACGCCGAGTACGACGAGCGGCAGCACCACGTACAACCGCGCGAGTCGCTGCGCAAAGTCGGGCCCCGAGAGCATGGGATCAGGATTAAAGGGCTCGGTCGACGTCCAATATTGCACGTACCATTCAAGGCCTGCCGTGTGGGCAGGCAAGTAGACGACCGCGCAGATCAAGGCGACCGTGTAGAGCGCCAAGCAGCTTTGGCACAACAGAAACGCCTGCAGCGGGCGCTGGAGCCGCGGCGCATACAACGCTCCCGCGACACTGCCAGTCGACAGACCGATCAAGTAGATGCCCAGCACGGTTCCGAAGGTGAAAGCCGTGCTCTTGACGGCCGTATCGATCAACCGGAACCAGACGATCTCCAGTCCCAGGGCACAAAACCCGCTCGTGGCATAGAGCATGCACCACCAGGCCAGCGGCAAGCGTTCGATCACGCCGGCCGTGCAGGCAGTCCCTGCGGTTTCGTGCACTTGCGTCGCGCTTGTGGCTCTCGAGAACAGCGCGCCCAGGGCCAGGGCCGCGATGCCAGCCAGGAGGTTTAGCGCCATGCCCGCCGAAACGGCGCCCTGGATGCCCCAGAGCCGAATCAGCAGCCAGGGAGTGATGATGGCGCCCGCCGCGGCACCCAGGCCGTTGACGCCGTATAGCAGACCGATTTGCCGGGGGGCCGCCGTGGGGTCGGTCACCATGGCCCGTACCAAGAGCGGCAGCGACATCCCCATCAAGGTCGTCGGCGGCAACAGGGCCAGGAAATGGGCCAGCGCAATACTCCACGACGTCTCGTAGAGCCAGCCGGCGCGCAAGTACAGCACGTCGTAGTAGAGCCAGATGCTCGCGGCGGCGAAGGCGCCGATCCCCAACTCGACGAGGGCAAAGCCTTGGAGGGCGCGGCGGCGCGTGAGCCGTTCGCTGATCAGCCCGCCGGCCAGGCTGCCGATCCCCAGCCCGGCCATGAAGGCCGCCACGATCATCGCCACGCTATAGATGCCCACACCGCTGTGCAGGGCCAGGATTCGCTGCCAGACAAGCTGATAAACCAGGGCCGGCACGCCGCTGGTGAAGAAGACGAGCATCACCAGCCCCAAAGGCACCGCCGGTTCGCGCAAGGCAGCAGGCTTCGTCAGGGCGGGAACGGCCGGCATCCGCGGGTGATCTCGAGTCGCAAGGAGCGCAGCGGGTTAGAGTTCCCTTTCTTAGCCGGGGGCTGCAAATTGTCAAACTCGGGGCCACGGGCGGTCGTCTGGCCGGGCCGTGGAATTCCGCGCCACGGCGGCAGCAAATTTCCCCGCCGCGGCCAGTGCCGGCGAGACGAGCCGGGAGCGAATCGTCCCGGTTTACCTTTCGGACAAGGGCGTCGAGTCTAGTGCGCGGCCATTGCTGGCTCGTCGACACCCGCCAGCCGCTGGGACCGTTGGATCCGTGCGAACTCGCGCGGATTGACCGCCAAGGCGTCGCTGGCCGTCCAAAGTTCATCGCACACGTTCCGCCAGCTCGAAGCAAGGCCGTTCTCCAGCGCACGCTGACGAAGCGTGGCGCGCATTTCCGCATCGTCGCTCAACAGACGCATGGCCGAGGCCAGTTCGTTCGGGGCGTCGATATTCACCACCAGGCCCGAACCGAACGGCAGGATAATCTCTGGTGGCCCGCCGCGATCGGAAACGATGGCCGGCAGCCCCGAGGCCTGCGCCTCGAGCACGGCATTGCCAAACGTGTCGGTCGTGCTCGGAAACACGAACACGTCGCCCGAAGCGTAGGCCCGTGACAGCTCGGCGCCGTAGAGCGGGCCAAGGAAGTGGATCTGCTGCGAGGCGTACGTCGCGCTCAGCTCGCCCTGGGCAGGTCCATCGCCGACCAGCACCAGTTGCGCGTCGTGCCCGCCGGCGAGGTAGTCGCGGAACGACTGGCACAGCCGTTCGAGGTTCTTCTCCGGAGAAATGCGGCCGACGTACAGGAACTTCAGCCCTTCCCCGACTCCGTAGCGCGTCCAGAAACCCAAGTCGCGATGTTCAGGATTGAACACCCGGGTGTCGACTCCGCGCCGCAGCAAGCGCAGCTTGCCGCGCGGAAAGCCATGCTCGATCAGCCATTCCTGGTACCACCGGCTGGGGGCCAGCACGAGGTCCATCTGGCCAAAGAACCAGTGCATGTATTGCCAGGTGAACTTCTCCAACTGCTCGTCCTGCGTGAAGTGCTGAACGTATTGCGGGAAATCGCTGTGATATATGCCGACGATCCGCAGACCCAGTAACCGGCCCGCGGCCAGCGCCGTGAGTCCTAACGGGCCGGGCGTCGAGATGATCACCTCCGAGAACCGCTCGCGCTCGAAGTATTCGATCACTTCGAGAATCGGCGGAATCGCCAGCATCTGCTGGTCGTATTCGGGCACCGCAAAGGCCCGGCCCGGCAAGAAATTGTGCACGCGGATGTCCGTGTCCGGCTCGTCGGTCAGGCAGGTCAACACGGTCAGGTCGAGGTTCGCCTCCTGGGCGTGCTGCGCCACGGTCTGGATGGTGCGGGCCACGCCGTTCATGTCCTGGAACGTGTCGGTGACCCAGGCTTTCTTAGCGCTTTTGCGTTCCAGTGAGGCGGTCGCGGGGAAACTTCGCGCCACGGCCTGCAAGAAGCGCTCGTCTTTGTGCTGCGTGTGAAAGGCCGTGAGATAGGGGGCAATGCTCAGCGCGACGGGGGCCAGCGACGAGAGCGTCTGCAGGCTTTCCATCAGCCGGCCCTGCGCCAGGCAGGTGACAAATCGCTCGAGAAACGCGCAGCCCACCTGCTGGCTGATGCCGTTGGCCAGGTGGAAGATGCGTTGGTCGTCTGCGGCGTTGGGCGGCTGTTGCTGCAGTCCTTGCAACTGCAATTGCTTGGGACCGAACAACTCGGCGAACTCGTCGACCAGGACGCGTTCGATCTGGCTCAATTGTCCCGAGGCCGGCGCGCCGACAAACCAGCCGGCAAAGCTGCGCAGCTTGCTGCTGAAGGCAGAGCCTTGGATGTCCGCGGGCGGGCGCTCGAGCAGCTTGCGAAACAATTCGGCGATCAGCGTGTTCTGCCCCGTGCCGGTATCGAGGAAGCGCGCCTTGTAATAGCTGCTGGCGATTTGATAGAAGCTGTGCGCCAGCCGCAGGCTCGTGCCGGCCGTGCCGCCCATGCGGTGGTCGCCCCGGCGCAGGTGCTCGAGATACTCGGCGACGGTTGGCGCCGGCGGGGTGATGGTCCAGGCGCTGGCCGCGTAGACGCCGCTGTGATCGTCGCTGCCGGCCGTAAAGCTCTTGCGCCAGGGCTCGTTGCCGTGGGGCTCGATCTCGTAGCGATTGGCCAATTGGTCGAGATGTTCGGCCGTGAGACTCGAGAGAATGGCGTTGGAGATTTCGCAGGCCCGCCCGTCGCGCGTGCCGTTGATGCCTTCGAAGCGGTTGAACAACACGAGCAGACGCTCGAGGTGCTCGACCGATAGCCGGTTGTTGACCCGGAACAGCGGATGCGCGACCGAGTAGACGATGTCCTGCTCGATCACGTAGCGGCGAAAGTCGTAGATGTTTTCCCGGAGCGCTTCGATCACTTCGAACTGTTCGGGCGTGATGCCCAGCACAAGGCAGTGGATCTTGCAGCCGTCTTCGGGGAAGTAAGTGGTGACCTCAGTCGACAAGAACACATCAGGCAGATGGGCGATCGACTCGGCACCGGCGATGCAGTTGTGATCCGAGATGGTCACAAACTGCATCCCGCGTTCCTTGGCCCGGTAATACAGGTCGAGCGGCTCGACGAAACTTTCCGGCGCGCCGACGCGGCGCAGAATCCATTCGCTCGGACGGTCGGAATGCTTACTGTGCACATGCACGTCGCAGGTGGCGTCCATCACGTGTGTCACCTCGCAAATGAAGAAACATTCATCGAAGCCATACGCCCACTTCGATTCCGGGGCCGGATGCGAGAGACCGGGTAGCGCAGCTCGAGCAGCACCCGCTGGTCGCGGGGCCAGCGCCTAGCAAATCTGCCCTGGCCAGTTCGGCGTGAAGCGCGGCAGGAACTCGCCGCGATGCAAGAGCTGGTCAGGGAAAGCCGCCCGCAGCCGAACGGA
The sequence above is a segment of the Pirellulales bacterium genome. Coding sequences within it:
- a CDS encoding fused MFS/spermidine synthase; its protein translation is MPAVPALTKPAALREPAVPLGLVMLVFFTSGVPALVYQLVWQRILALHSGVGIYSVAMIVAAFMAGLGIGSLAGGLISERLTRRRALQGFALVELGIGAFAAASIWLYYDVLYLRAGWLYETSWSIALAHFLALLPPTTLMGMSLPLLVRAMVTDPTAAPRQIGLLYGVNGLGAAAGAIITPWLLIRLWGIQGAVSAGMALNLLAGIAALALGALFSRATSATQVHETAGTACTAGVIERLPLAWWCMLYATSGFCALGLEIVWFRLIDTAVKSTAFTFGTVLGIYLIGLSTGSVAGALYAPRLQRPLQAFLLCQSCLALYTVALICAVVYLPAHTAGLEWYVQYWTSTEPFNPDPMLSGPDFAQRLARLYVVLPLVVLGVPTFLMGLSFTILQRAVQDDEQTSGRNVGLLQAANIAGSTAGSLVVGLVALDAGGTAGTLRLLTLLGVLFAGLGLRIQRSRQVFALLATALLIGFWALPGQDGLWRRWHGIDRQHPAQFAEDASGIVALRFESASRTWTMFVNGKSHSELPYRRPLGDGGHMLLGVLPTVIHPDPREIAVIGLGSGATAWGAGCRPSVERLRVFEICAPEIELVRAVAERERYPELRQFLADKRVELQIVDGRNGVADGTARYDIIEADATRPSSAYSGHLYSVEFFRQCRARLKPGGLMCSWAPTRRTFATFCEVFPHVLAVRDDAIVIGSNEPLAFDAAAILARLRDPSVRLYLGAANSDLVASAICETHLGCEAIYAGSSTNGDLQPLDEFGHPDRHGLAYALLKQAIDAISVGQADVAAERLARAQAILPDSPLTCWVAAREAALRNHFESMCQLLDEALAAAPCYAQAQFDRAMLAVQMQDPEAMNLHVPRAAELMPGNPTALYVLGCWERDRGDRLKAIDALRRSQEFGPSYYDSAQALARILLTGAPSPGEAEEALHWAEIASQRSQQSLPVIEETLGQALLANGRHAEAVQVLERLMSLCQRMGDRDALRRAEQLLTKARQNGAGE
- a CDS encoding glycosyltransferase, which gives rise to MDATCDVHVHSKHSDRPSEWILRRVGAPESFVEPLDLYYRAKERGMQFVTISDHNCIAGAESIAHLPDVFLSTEVTTYFPEDGCKIHCLVLGITPEQFEVIEALRENIYDFRRYVIEQDIVYSVAHPLFRVNNRLSVEHLERLLVLFNRFEGINGTRDGRACEISNAILSSLTAEHLDQLANRYEIEPHGNEPWRKSFTAGSDDHSGVYAASAWTITPPAPTVAEYLEHLRRGDHRMGGTAGTSLRLAHSFYQIASSYYKARFLDTGTGQNTLIAELFRKLLERPPADIQGSAFSSKLRSFAGWFVGAPASGQLSQIERVLVDEFAELFGPKQLQLQGLQQQPPNAADDQRIFHLANGISQQVGCAFLERFVTCLAQGRLMESLQTLSSLAPVALSIAPYLTAFHTQHKDERFLQAVARSFPATASLERKSAKKAWVTDTFQDMNGVARTIQTVAQHAQEANLDLTVLTCLTDEPDTDIRVHNFLPGRAFAVPEYDQQMLAIPPILEVIEYFERERFSEVIISTPGPLGLTALAAGRLLGLRIVGIYHSDFPQYVQHFTQDEQLEKFTWQYMHWFFGQMDLVLAPSRWYQEWLIEHGFPRGKLRLLRRGVDTRVFNPEHRDLGFWTRYGVGEGLKFLYVGRISPEKNLERLCQSFRDYLAGGHDAQLVLVGDGPAQGELSATYASQQIHFLGPLYGAELSRAYASGDVFVFPSTTDTFGNAVLEAQASGLPAIVSDRGGPPEIILPFGSGLVVNIDAPNELASAMRLLSDDAEMRATLRQRALENGLASSWRNVCDELWTASDALAVNPREFARIQRSQRLAGVDEPAMAAH